The Marinomonas sp. CT5 genome contains the following window.
TCCTAAAATAAGTTGACGATTTTTTGTTAAGCCAGTATGGATTCCATACTGGCTTTTTCATGCACTTCTTCTGGTGTTTTCATATTAAGACTTAAGTGAGGTCGATACCTATTATAGATATCAATAGACTCACTAATATGCCTTTCTAATTCTTTAAAAGTTCTGCATCTTCCAATCAAAAATTCTTGCT
Protein-coding sequences here:
- a CDS encoding integrase core domain-containing protein; this encodes QKELQRNKIKPSMTDGYDCYQNALAERVNGILKQEFLIGRCRTFKELERHISESIDIYNRYRPHLSLNMKTPEEVHEKASMESILA